One stretch of Methylopila sp. 73B DNA includes these proteins:
- the treS gene encoding maltose alpha-D-glucosyltransferase, whose protein sequence is MNAPVAHAELTQPSGTVVSREGVDPLWYKDAIIYQVHVKSFFDSNDDGIGDFPGLISKLDYIAGLGVSVIWLLPFYPSPRLDDGYDISEYKGVSPDYGTLADVKRFIAEAHRRGLKVISELVINHTSDQHPWFQRARAAKKGSAHRNFYVWSDNDTLYSGTRIIFLDTERSNWTWDPVAGQYFWHRFYSHQPDLNFENPAVLKAVFGVMKFWLDLGIDGLRLDAVPYLIERDGTSNENLPETHDILKKIRAELDRTYPDRFLIAEANMWPEDTKDYFGDGDECHMAFHFPLMPRMYMAIAREDRFPITDIMRQTPAIPDNCQWAIFLRNHDELTLEMVTDKERDYLWNTYASDKRARINLGIRRRLAPLMERDRRRIELMNALLLSMPGTPVIYYGDEIGMGDNIHLGDRDGVRTPMQWSIDRNGGFSRADPASLVLPPVMDPLYGYYAVNVEAQARDPHSLLNWTRRMLATRRRHAAFGRGTIRFLFPQNRRILAYLREHDGEAILCVANMGRSPQAVELELSEFEGRVPVELTAGSVFPPIGQLTYLLTLPPYGFYSFVLTTAQAAPAWHSPAPEPLPDYETLVLRAGVDDAMQTEARKTLETAVLPTYLSKRRWFSGKDQKQILPRIKSLTRLSARGQDIGLVEVEVTGGAEPTRWLLPLAVVSEDETLSALPGRLALARVRKGRDVHLLTDAFAIPSFAFAIANALRDERVIDGASGQIRFEPTAGVEIPTLPDDAEILWLSAEQSNSSLIAGDLMMIKLLRKIAAGRHPEAEMGRYLTEQGYANAAPFLGEMVRVDADGRRATLAIIQGFIRNQGDAWTWTLDHLTRALDEFGATGGGEMADDHRFAEFTAFAATLGKRLGELHATLARPSDDPDFAPQPAATKDVESWKARALSLLDGAIHALQAKPTWETEALGKRAESVVRRKEALAAAIGRLADEGVGSTVSRIHGDLHLGQILVAGDDIVFIDFEGEPARPLEERRGKASPLRDVAGVLRSFDYAAAMVGRNEQASAHVAGPRREAFIERFRADAGEGFLAAYRTTIEAAGGGVSEPLLDMFLIEKAAYEIAYEAANRPAWIDVPLGGLHALAARLAPDDGASA, encoded by the coding sequence ATGAACGCGCCTGTGGCACACGCCGAACTAACGCAGCCCAGCGGAACCGTGGTGTCGCGCGAGGGCGTCGACCCGTTGTGGTACAAGGACGCGATCATCTACCAGGTGCACGTGAAGTCGTTCTTCGACTCGAACGACGACGGCATCGGTGATTTCCCGGGCCTGATCTCGAAGCTCGACTACATCGCGGGCCTCGGCGTCAGCGTGATCTGGCTGCTGCCGTTCTACCCCAGCCCTCGGCTCGACGACGGCTACGACATCTCCGAGTACAAGGGCGTCTCGCCGGACTACGGCACGCTCGCCGACGTGAAGCGCTTCATCGCCGAAGCGCACCGGCGCGGCCTCAAGGTGATCTCCGAGCTCGTCATCAACCACACCTCGGACCAGCACCCCTGGTTCCAGCGGGCGCGGGCGGCGAAGAAGGGCTCGGCGCACCGCAACTTCTACGTCTGGTCGGACAACGACACGCTCTACTCCGGAACGCGCATCATCTTCCTCGACACCGAGCGCTCGAACTGGACATGGGACCCGGTCGCCGGCCAGTACTTCTGGCACCGGTTCTACAGCCACCAGCCCGACCTGAACTTCGAAAACCCCGCGGTGTTGAAGGCCGTGTTCGGGGTGATGAAGTTCTGGCTCGACCTCGGCATCGACGGCCTGCGACTCGACGCCGTGCCCTACCTGATCGAGCGCGACGGCACGTCGAACGAGAACTTGCCCGAGACCCACGACATCCTGAAGAAGATCAGGGCCGAGCTCGACCGCACCTATCCCGACCGGTTCCTGATCGCCGAGGCCAACATGTGGCCCGAGGACACCAAAGACTATTTCGGCGACGGCGACGAATGCCACATGGCGTTCCATTTCCCGCTGATGCCGCGGATGTACATGGCGATCGCGCGGGAGGACCGCTTCCCGATTACCGACATCATGCGGCAGACGCCGGCGATCCCCGACAACTGCCAGTGGGCGATCTTCCTTCGGAACCACGACGAGCTGACGCTCGAAATGGTGACCGACAAGGAGCGTGACTACCTCTGGAACACCTACGCGTCCGACAAGCGCGCCCGCATCAACCTCGGCATCCGGCGCCGTCTCGCCCCGCTGATGGAGCGCGACCGGCGGCGCATCGAGCTGATGAACGCGCTGCTGCTGTCGATGCCCGGCACGCCGGTGATCTACTACGGCGACGAGATCGGCATGGGCGACAACATCCACCTCGGCGACCGCGACGGCGTGCGCACGCCGATGCAGTGGTCGATCGACCGGAACGGCGGCTTCTCGCGCGCCGATCCTGCGTCGCTGGTGCTGCCGCCGGTGATGGACCCGCTCTACGGCTACTACGCCGTCAACGTCGAGGCGCAGGCGCGCGACCCGCACTCGCTGCTGAACTGGACGCGCCGGATGCTGGCCACGCGGCGGCGGCACGCCGCCTTCGGGCGCGGGACGATCCGGTTCCTGTTCCCGCAGAACCGCCGCATCCTGGCCTACCTGCGCGAGCACGACGGCGAGGCCATCCTGTGCGTCGCCAACATGGGCCGCAGCCCCCAGGCGGTCGAACTCGAGCTCTCGGAGTTCGAAGGTCGCGTGCCGGTCGAACTGACGGCCGGCTCGGTGTTCCCGCCGATCGGCCAGCTCACCTATCTGCTCACGCTGCCGCCCTACGGGTTCTACTCATTCGTGCTGACGACCGCGCAGGCGGCGCCCGCCTGGCACAGCCCGGCCCCGGAGCCCCTGCCGGACTATGAGACGCTGGTGCTGCGCGCCGGCGTCGACGACGCCATGCAGACCGAGGCGCGCAAGACGCTCGAGACGGCGGTGCTGCCGACCTACCTCTCCAAGCGCCGCTGGTTCTCAGGGAAAGACCAGAAGCAGATCCTGCCGCGCATCAAGTCGCTGACGCGGCTGTCGGCGCGCGGCCAGGACATCGGCCTGGTCGAGGTCGAGGTCACCGGCGGCGCGGAGCCGACCCGCTGGTTGCTGCCGCTCGCGGTCGTCTCCGAAGACGAGACGTTGTCGGCGCTCCCCGGCCGCCTCGCCCTCGCCCGCGTCCGCAAGGGCCGCGACGTCCACCTCTTGACCGACGCCTTTGCAATCCCGAGCTTCGCCTTCGCGATCGCCAACGCCCTGCGGGACGAACGCGTCATCGACGGCGCGAGCGGACAGATCCGGTTCGAGCCGACCGCCGGCGTCGAGATCCCCACGCTGCCGGACGACGCCGAGATCCTGTGGCTGTCCGCCGAGCAGTCGAACTCGTCGCTGATCGCCGGCGACCTGATGATGATCAAGCTGCTGCGCAAGATCGCGGCGGGGCGGCATCCGGAAGCGGAGATGGGCCGCTACCTCACCGAGCAGGGCTACGCCAACGCGGCGCCCTTCCTCGGCGAGATGGTGCGGGTCGACGCGGATGGGCGACGCGCCACGCTCGCGATCATCCAAGGCTTCATCCGCAACCAGGGCGACGCCTGGACCTGGACGCTCGACCACCTCACCCGCGCGCTCGACGAGTTCGGGGCGACGGGCGGCGGCGAGATGGCGGACGACCATCGCTTCGCGGAGTTCACCGCCTTCGCCGCGACGCTCGGCAAGCGCCTCGGCGAGCTGCATGCGACGCTGGCGCGCCCGAGCGACGATCCGGACTTCGCCCCGCAGCCCGCCGCCACCAAGGACGTCGAAAGCTGGAAGGCCCGGGCGCTGTCGCTGCTCGACGGCGCGATCCACGCCCTGCAGGCCAAGCCGACCTGGGAGACCGAGGCGCTCGGCAAGCGGGCGGAGTCGGTCGTCCGCCGCAAGGAGGCTCTCGCCGCCGCGATCGGCCGGCTGGCCGACGAGGGCGTGGGGTCAACCGTCAGCCGCATCCACGGCGATCTGCATCTCGGCCAGATCCTGGTCGCGGGCGACGACATCGTCTTCATCGACTTCGAAGGCGAGCCGGCGCGGCCGCTGGAAGAGCGTCGGGGCAAGGCGAGCCCGCTCCGCGACGTGGCCGGCGTGCTGCGCTCGTTCGACTACGCCGCGGCGATGGTCGGCCGCAACGAGCAGGCCTCGGCTCATGTCGCCGGCCCGCGCCGCGAGGCCTTCATCGAGCGCTTCCGCGCGGACGCCGGAGAAGGCTTCCTCGCGGCCTATCGCACCACGATCGAGGCGGCCGGCGGCGGCGTCTCCGAGCCGCTGCTCGACATGTTCCTGATCGAGAAGGCGGCCTACGAAATCGCCTACGAGGCGGCCAACCGGCCGGCCTGGATCGACGTGCCGCTGGGGGGCCTCCACGCCCTCGCCGCCCGGCTGGCGCCTGACGACGGAGCCTCCGCATGA
- a CDS encoding DUF2934 domain-containing protein: MSDRERRVRDLAYQIWEEDGRPEGAGARHWSEAERRYAAEQGSPPSPDDAAGADAKAKGSKAPKAKAVAAAAGTPPKTGNKSAKNTAPAAEPKEAKAGGGKSSNGKRAADAAKVAKVTEGSAGGKSSKKSKG; encoded by the coding sequence ATGAGCGATCGAGAGCGGCGGGTGCGCGATCTCGCCTACCAGATCTGGGAAGAGGACGGCCGCCCGGAAGGCGCGGGAGCGCGCCACTGGAGCGAGGCCGAAAGACGCTATGCCGCAGAGCAGGGCTCGCCGCCGTCGCCCGATGACGCAGCGGGCGCGGACGCCAAGGCGAAAGGGAGTAAAGCTCCCAAAGCGAAGGCTGTAGCGGCGGCCGCCGGCACGCCTCCGAAGACAGGAAACAAGTCCGCCAAGAACACCGCCCCGGCGGCCGAACCGAAAGAGGCCAAAGCGGGCGGCGGCAAATCTTCCAACGGCAAGCGCGCCGCCGACGCGGCGAAGGTTGCAAAGGTTACTGAAGGGTCCGCCGGGGGCAAGTCGTCGAAAAAATCGAAGGGCTGA
- the glgX gene encoding glycogen debranching protein GlgX, with the protein MGDIKTDRRAEAGRPQPLGATFDGQGTNFAIFSAYAERVELCLFDENQNEIERVTLPEYTDEIWHGYLPGIAPGQIYGYRVHGPFKPEEGHRFNPNKLVLDPYAKSLVGSIAWNDAHFAYDMNAEDKDLSFDERDSAPFMPKCEVADTAFDWTGDVRPNVPWDKTVFYETHVRGYTMLHPDVAEEIRGTFDGLSQKEVIAHIKSLGVTSVELLPVHAFLDDQHLESKGLKNFWGYNTIGFFAPMGRYAGGENKSGRARLASFKNMVRAFHNAGLEVILDVVYNHTAEGNELGPTLSFKGIDNLSYYRTMPDSHRYYINDTGTGNTVNLSHPRVLQMVMDSLRYWVEEMHVDGFRFDLGTILGRETYGFDARSGFFDAIGQDPVLRQVKLVGEPWDIGPGGYQVGGFPPGWAEWNDKYRDNVRDYWKQGAGHLGDFAARVTGSGDIYDRQGRRPWAGVNFVTAHDGFTLHDTVTYNEKHNEANGEDGKDGHGDNRSYNYGVEGETDDEGIVAVRERQKRNFLATLLFSHGTPMILAGDEFGRTQGGNNNGYCQDSEISWVHWDLNENNQKLLAFTRRLVKLRAEHAILRRASFRDGMGVTWLNPGGGEQTEEQWGDAGADCIGLQLTTDEEQAILIFNSHDGVVPFALPAAESGAPWRVVIDTETPDEVEERALESDGEPLEIAARSLVLLMR; encoded by the coding sequence ATGGGCGATATTAAGACCGACCGTCGGGCCGAGGCCGGACGGCCGCAACCGCTCGGCGCGACCTTCGACGGCCAGGGAACGAACTTTGCGATCTTCTCGGCCTACGCCGAGCGCGTGGAACTGTGCCTTTTCGACGAGAACCAGAACGAAATCGAGCGCGTCACCCTCCCCGAGTACACGGACGAGATCTGGCACGGCTATCTCCCGGGGATCGCGCCCGGGCAGATCTACGGCTACCGCGTCCACGGACCCTTCAAGCCCGAGGAAGGCCACCGCTTCAACCCGAACAAGCTGGTGCTCGACCCCTACGCCAAGAGCCTCGTCGGCTCGATCGCGTGGAACGATGCGCACTTCGCCTATGACATGAACGCCGAGGACAAGGACCTGTCCTTCGACGAGCGCGACAGCGCGCCGTTCATGCCGAAGTGCGAAGTCGCCGACACCGCCTTCGACTGGACCGGCGACGTCAGGCCGAACGTGCCGTGGGACAAGACCGTGTTCTACGAGACTCACGTCCGCGGCTACACGATGTTGCATCCGGACGTGGCGGAGGAGATCCGCGGCACCTTCGACGGGCTGAGCCAGAAAGAGGTCATCGCCCACATTAAGTCGCTGGGCGTCACGTCGGTCGAACTGCTGCCGGTCCACGCCTTCCTCGACGACCAGCACCTCGAGTCGAAGGGTCTGAAAAACTTCTGGGGCTACAACACCATCGGGTTCTTCGCGCCGATGGGCCGCTACGCCGGCGGCGAGAACAAGTCCGGCCGGGCGCGGCTCGCGAGCTTCAAGAACATGGTGCGGGCGTTCCACAACGCCGGCCTCGAGGTGATCCTCGACGTGGTCTACAACCACACCGCGGAAGGCAACGAGCTCGGGCCGACGCTGTCGTTCAAGGGCATCGACAACCTCAGCTACTACCGGACGATGCCGGACAGTCATCGCTACTACATCAACGACACCGGCACCGGTAACACCGTCAATCTCAGCCATCCGCGCGTGCTGCAGATGGTGATGGACAGTCTGCGGTACTGGGTGGAGGAGATGCATGTCGACGGTTTCCGATTCGACCTCGGCACCATCCTCGGCCGCGAGACCTACGGCTTCGACGCCCGCTCCGGCTTCTTCGACGCGATCGGGCAGGACCCTGTTCTTCGGCAAGTGAAGCTGGTCGGCGAGCCCTGGGACATCGGACCGGGCGGCTATCAGGTTGGCGGCTTCCCTCCCGGCTGGGCCGAATGGAACGACAAGTACCGCGACAACGTGCGGGACTACTGGAAGCAGGGCGCCGGCCATCTCGGCGACTTCGCCGCGCGCGTCACCGGCTCGGGCGACATTTACGACCGCCAGGGCCGCCGCCCGTGGGCCGGCGTGAACTTCGTCACCGCCCATGACGGCTTCACCCTGCACGACACGGTGACCTACAACGAGAAGCACAACGAGGCGAACGGCGAAGACGGCAAGGACGGCCACGGCGACAACCGCAGCTACAACTACGGCGTCGAGGGCGAAACTGACGACGAGGGCATCGTCGCCGTCCGCGAGCGCCAGAAGCGCAACTTCCTGGCGACGCTGCTGTTCAGCCACGGCACGCCGATGATCCTCGCGGGCGACGAGTTCGGCCGCACCCAGGGCGGCAACAACAACGGCTACTGCCAGGACAGCGAAATCTCGTGGGTCCACTGGGACCTCAACGAGAACAACCAGAAGCTCCTGGCTTTCACCAGGCGGCTGGTGAAGCTGCGCGCAGAGCATGCGATCCTGCGGCGCGCGAGCTTCCGCGACGGAATGGGCGTCACTTGGCTCAACCCCGGCGGCGGCGAGCAGACCGAGGAGCAGTGGGGCGACGCCGGGGCCGACTGCATCGGCCTGCAGCTCACGACCGACGAAGAGCAGGCGATCCTGATCTTCAACAGCCATGACGGCGTTGTCCCATTCGCGCTGCCGGCGGCCGAAAGCGGCGCGCCGTGGCGGGTCGTGATCGACACCGAGACGCCGGACGAGGTCGAGGAGCGGGCTCTGGAGAGCGATGGCGAACCGCTGGAGATCGCCGCCCGCTCGCTTGTCCTTCTGATGCGTTGA
- the purC gene encoding phosphoribosylaminoimidazolesuccinocarboxamide synthase, producing the protein MDFLKPRYTPMNRRRRIYEGKAKVLYEGPEPGTLIQHFKDDATAFNAKKHEVIDGKGVLNNRISEFVFQHLNDIGVPTHFIRRLNMREQLIREVEIIPLEVVVRNVAAGSLATKLGIEEGTQLPRSIIEFYYKNDALNDPMVSEEHVTAFGWASPQEIDDIMALAIRVNDFLSGLFLGVGIRLVDFKMETGRLWENDTVRIVVADEISPDSCRLWDIKSNDKLDKDRFRRDMGGLVEAYSEVARRLGILPESEVPNGRGPVLVTSKDA; encoded by the coding sequence ATGGATTTCCTCAAGCCACGGTATACGCCGATGAACCGCCGTCGCCGCATCTATGAAGGCAAGGCGAAAGTCCTCTATGAAGGACCTGAGCCCGGCACGCTGATCCAGCATTTCAAGGACGACGCCACCGCCTTCAACGCCAAGAAGCACGAGGTGATTGACGGCAAGGGCGTCCTGAACAACCGGATCTCGGAGTTCGTCTTCCAGCACCTCAACGACATCGGGGTGCCGACGCATTTCATCCGTCGGCTGAACATGCGCGAGCAGCTGATCCGCGAAGTCGAGATCATCCCGCTCGAGGTCGTGGTGCGCAACGTCGCCGCAGGCTCGCTCGCGACCAAGCTCGGCATCGAGGAGGGCACCCAGCTGCCCCGTTCGATCATCGAGTTCTATTACAAGAACGACGCCCTGAACGACCCGATGGTCTCCGAGGAGCATGTCACGGCCTTTGGCTGGGCGAGCCCGCAGGAGATCGACGACATCATGGCGCTGGCGATCCGCGTCAACGACTTCCTGTCCGGCCTGTTCCTCGGCGTCGGCATCCGCCTCGTCGACTTCAAGATGGAGACCGGCCGGCTCTGGGAGAACGACACGGTCCGCATCGTCGTCGCCGACGAGATCTCCCCGGACTCGTGCCGCCTCTGGGACATCAAGTCGAACGACAAGCTCGACAAGGACCGCTTCCGCCGCGACATGGGCGGCCTTGTGGAGGCCTATTCCGAGGTCGCGCGCCGGCTCGGCATCCTGCCTGAGTCGGAGGTCCCGAACGGCCGCGGCCCGGTGCTGGTGACGTCGAAGGACGCATAG
- the purS gene encoding phosphoribosylformylglycinamidine synthase subunit PurS, whose amino-acid sequence MKARVTVTLKTGVLDPQGKAIEGALGSLGVPGVESVRQGKLFDVELATEDRAEAEATLKAMCEKLLANTVIESYRYDIAG is encoded by the coding sequence ATGAAGGCGCGCGTCACCGTCACCCTCAAGACCGGCGTCCTCGATCCGCAGGGCAAGGCGATCGAGGGAGCGCTCGGCTCCCTCGGCGTGCCCGGAGTCGAAAGCGTCCGCCAGGGCAAGCTGTTCGACGTCGAGCTCGCCACCGAAGACCGCGCCGAGGCGGAAGCGACCCTCAAGGCCATGTGCGAGAAGCTGCTCGCGAACACCGTCATCGAGAGCTATCGCTACGACATCGCGGGGTGA